From Aliarcobacter butzleri, the proteins below share one genomic window:
- the tatC gene encoding twin-arginine translocase subunit TatC, whose product MFEDLKPHIADLRKRLVVSCIAIVVMFFVCFTFYEPILDWMMVPVKNALPTGSNMIAVSIEETFFTAMKVAFFAGFIASLPVIFWQLWLFLAPGLYDHEKKLVIPFVFFATLMFLLGASFAYYVVVPVGFGFLIAFGSTVVTVLPSIGTYVGFFTKIMIGFGIAFELPVITFFLAKIGIVDDRMLKDFFRYAIVLIFIVAAVLTPPDVISQVLMAAPLVLLYGISIYIAKVFNPASKDEEEDDEEE is encoded by the coding sequence ATGTTTGAAGATTTAAAACCGCATATTGCTGATTTAAGAAAAAGACTTGTAGTATCTTGCATTGCTATTGTTGTGATGTTTTTTGTATGTTTTACTTTTTATGAACCAATTTTGGATTGGATGATGGTTCCTGTTAAGAATGCTCTTCCAACAGGTTCAAATATGATTGCTGTTTCTATAGAAGAAACATTTTTTACAGCGATGAAAGTTGCTTTTTTTGCTGGATTTATAGCTTCGCTTCCAGTTATATTTTGGCAATTATGGTTATTTTTAGCTCCAGGGCTTTATGACCATGAGAAAAAACTTGTAATTCCTTTTGTATTTTTCGCTACTTTGATGTTTTTATTAGGTGCAAGTTTTGCTTATTATGTAGTTGTTCCTGTAGGATTTGGCTTTTTAATCGCTTTTGGTTCTACTGTTGTTACAGTATTACCTAGTATTGGAACTTATGTTGGATTTTTTACAAAAATTATGATTGGATTTGGAATAGCTTTTGAATTACCAGTTATCACGTTTTTCCTTGCAAAAATAGGAATAGTTGATGATAGAATGTTAAAAGACTTCTTTAGATATGCAATTGTACTTATCTTTATAGTTGCAGCAGTTTTAACTCCACCAGATGTTATAAGTCAAGTATTGATGGCTGCACCATTAGTACTACTTTATGGAATATCAATTTATATAGCAAAAGTATTTAATCCTGCTTCAAAAGATGAAGAAGAAGACGATGAGGAAGAATAA
- the queA gene encoding tRNA preQ1(34) S-adenosylmethionine ribosyltransferase-isomerase QueA, producing MLDPLKTSSYDYNLPKNQIATYPVTPADSAKLLIFNRSTNTIIHSTFKDILEFLPNDLSIFLNDTKVIKARIFGVKDSGGQIELLLNKPLFMDRYLVMIRGKVRVGTKLLFDENLSAIVEEVDEDGSRIVEFFQDEKKLDFLSLVEILNKIGHLPLPPYMNREDEKQDEQNYQTLFAKNYGAVAAPTASLHFTPELLKNLEEKYGLNYLTLHVGAGTFKPVDVEDILSHPMHSEYFEIGIDAKKNLDKANKVLAVGTTVTRTIEYYARTNKIQGECDLFLNPANKPIKVDYLLTNFHLPKSTLIMLVASFIGLEKTLEIYETAIKENYRFYSYGDGMLII from the coding sequence TTGTTAGATCCATTAAAGACTTCAAGTTATGACTATAATCTTCCTAAAAATCAAATAGCTACCTATCCTGTAACACCAGCAGATAGTGCGAAGCTTTTAATTTTTAATAGAAGTACTAATACTATTATTCATTCAACTTTTAAAGATATTTTAGAGTTTTTACCTAATGATTTATCAATATTCTTAAATGATACAAAAGTTATAAAAGCTAGAATTTTTGGTGTAAAAGATAGTGGTGGTCAAATAGAACTATTACTAAATAAACCTCTATTTATGGATAGATATTTAGTTATGATTAGAGGAAAAGTAAGAGTTGGAACTAAACTTCTTTTTGATGAAAATCTAAGTGCTATTGTAGAAGAAGTAGATGAAGATGGAAGTAGAATTGTAGAGTTTTTTCAAGATGAAAAAAAACTAGATTTTCTTTCTTTGGTTGAAATACTAAATAAAATTGGGCATCTTCCTTTACCTCCTTACATGAATAGAGAAGATGAAAAACAAGATGAACAAAACTATCAAACTTTGTTTGCAAAAAATTATGGAGCAGTTGCAGCTCCAACTGCATCACTTCATTTTACACCTGAATTATTAAAAAATTTAGAAGAAAAATATGGATTAAACTATCTTACACTTCATGTAGGAGCAGGAACTTTTAAACCTGTTGATGTAGAAGATATCTTATCTCATCCAATGCATAGTGAATATTTTGAAATAGGAATTGATGCTAAAAAAAACTTAGATAAAGCAAATAAAGTTTTAGCAGTAGGAACAACAGTTACTAGAACAATCGAGTATTATGCAAGAACAAATAAGATTCAAGGTGAATGTGATTTATTTTTAAATCCAGCAAATAAACCTATAAAAGTTGATTATTTACTTACGAATTTTCATTTGCCAAAATCAACTTTGATTATGTTGGTTGCTTCTTTTATTGGATTAGAAAAAACTTTAGAAATATATGAAACTGCTATAAAAGAGAATTATAGATTCTACTCTTATGGTGATGGAATGTTAATAATATAA
- a CDS encoding 3'-5' exonuclease translates to MAYYVLFDTETTGAAQEDRVIQFGAMIVDNKGKVEAFDELCSAPIPIKLEAMEVHNITPDLLENKPKAVETNFYKRLEELNSDENYLIAHNINFDLDMIKKEGFENSYKLIDTLRCAKHLFSDLPYHRLQYLRYALDLYKFEENEASKYGITIKAHDAIGDVLVMKLFLSKLVGKCREVYPSLNPMEKLVELTTTPVFINTFKFGKYKGQNIEEVAKIDANYLNWMRTSMNDLDEDMKFTLDKVLGN, encoded by the coding sequence TTGGCTTATTATGTACTATTTGATACAGAAACAACAGGAGCTGCTCAAGAAGATAGAGTTATTCAATTTGGCGCTATGATTGTTGATAATAAAGGAAAAGTTGAAGCTTTTGATGAGTTATGTTCAGCTCCTATTCCCATAAAACTTGAAGCAATGGAAGTTCATAATATAACTCCTGATTTATTAGAAAATAAACCAAAAGCAGTTGAAACAAACTTCTATAAAAGATTAGAAGAGTTAAATAGTGATGAAAACTATTTAATAGCTCATAATATAAATTTTGATTTAGATATGATAAAAAAAGAAGGCTTTGAAAACAGCTATAAATTAATAGATACTTTAAGATGTGCAAAACATCTATTTAGTGATTTACCTTATCATCGACTTCAATACTTAAGATATGCACTAGATTTATATAAATTTGAAGAGAATGAAGCTTCTAAATATGGTATAACTATAAAAGCTCATGATGCAATCGGTGATGTACTTGTGATGAAACTATTTTTATCAAAACTTGTAGGAAAATGTAGAGAAGTTTATCCAAGTTTAAATCCTATGGAAAAACTTGTAGAATTAACTACTACTCCTGTATTTATAAATACTTTTAAATTTGGAAAATACAAAGGACAAAATATAGAAGAAGTTGCAAAAATAGATGCAAACTATCTAAACTGGATGAGAACTTCTATGAATGATTTAGATGAAGATATGAAATTTACTTTGGATAAGGTTTTGGGAAATTAG
- a CDS encoding ComEC/Rec2 family competence protein, whose protein sequence is MFIKIIKSKQIVTIFILFFALLINILLEYSKYLEFIDEEVFETKVEVLNIYEKDDKDILKLKSSNFEFFTNIPKNEEIKKFDLLNILIVSRNIDFIDYLKGFYTKTIYFDELQKEQTFKDKIIKNIENNHKDEKIIELFNALFLAVPVSKELRDVITAYGIAHVVALSGFHLVVLSFVIYWLLYFPYKFFQDRYFPYRNRKLDILLITIAILFYYLILTDIVPSLLRAFVMFCLGIYLLRSNIKILSYMTLFYTFLIVIAFYPKYIFSIGFWFSIFAVFYIYLFIQYFKNYNKWLLFIFFNIWMFLIFNPIVHYYFPQTSYEQFYSIPITIFFNFFYPAEIFAHIFGFSGYFDEYLKIFIEHKIYVYEVFTPLYFYILYLFVSFLSIWSKKAFTLLNILMIGFNIYMYLWI, encoded by the coding sequence ATGTTCATAAAAATTATTAAAAGTAAACAAATTGTAACAATATTTATCTTATTTTTTGCTCTTTTAATCAATATTCTTCTTGAATATAGTAAATATTTAGAATTTATTGATGAAGAAGTTTTTGAAACAAAAGTTGAAGTTTTAAATATTTATGAAAAAGATGATAAAGATATTTTAAAACTAAAAAGTTCAAATTTTGAGTTTTTCACAAATATACCTAAAAATGAAGAAATAAAAAAATTTGATTTATTAAATATTTTAATAGTTTCGAGAAATATTGATTTTATAGATTATTTAAAAGGTTTTTATACAAAAACTATCTACTTTGATGAATTACAAAAAGAACAAACTTTTAAAGATAAAATCATAAAAAATATAGAAAATAATCATAAAGATGAAAAAATAATTGAACTTTTTAATGCTTTATTTCTAGCCGTTCCTGTTTCAAAAGAGTTAAGAGATGTAATTACAGCTTATGGAATAGCTCATGTTGTAGCACTTTCAGGTTTTCACTTAGTTGTTTTATCTTTTGTAATTTATTGGCTTTTATATTTTCCTTATAAATTTTTTCAAGATAGATATTTCCCTTATCGAAATAGAAAGCTTGATATTTTACTTATAACTATTGCTATTTTGTTTTATTATCTTATCTTAACGGATATTGTACCATCGCTTTTAAGAGCTTTTGTGATGTTTTGTTTAGGTATTTATTTACTTAGAAGTAATATAAAAATTCTTTCATATATGACTTTGTTTTATACTTTTTTGATTGTAATTGCTTTTTATCCTAAATACATTTTTTCTATTGGATTTTGGTTTTCAATTTTTGCAGTTTTTTATATTTACTTGTTTATACAATATTTTAAAAATTATAATAAATGGCTTTTATTTATCTTTTTTAATATTTGGATGTTTTTGATATTTAATCCAATAGTTCACTACTATTTTCCTCAAACTTCTTATGAACAGTTTTATTCTATACCAATTACGATATTTTTTAACTTTTTTTATCCAGCAGAGATTTTTGCTCATATTTTTGGATTTTCAGGTTATTTTGATGAATATTTAAAAATATTTATAGAACATAAAATCTATGTTTATGAAGTTTTTACACCACTTTATTTTTATATTTTATATCTTTTTGTTTCATTTTTATCAATTTGGAGTAAAAAAGCTTTTACATTGCTAAATATTTTGATGATAGGATTTAATATTTATATGTATTTATGGATTTAA
- the ovoA gene encoding 5-histidylcysteine sulfoxide synthase, with amino-acid sequence MNYIKNSVNLSTGTIEEKRAEIKKQFLQTYQLDEKLFDLLKDKEFLYQQPNKLRHPLIFYYGHTATFFINKLVLANILENRLNKDFESIFAIGVDEMSWDDLNSSNYKWPTFEEIKEYRSKVKEIVLDLIENIEFSLPINWDCAMWIILMGIEHENIHIETSSVLLRELDIKYLIKDEIFEYSNEASNEYPKNELLDVKGAQVLLQKDRNNPIFYGWDNEFSNHKAFIKDFQASKYLVSNGEFLEFVKEGGYNNPEFFSTEGKNWLIYTNAKYPTFWIKKEEEYFLREINKVVPLPLNYPVDVNFYEAEAFCKYKSQKLGFEVRLPSEDEYYRLYDFVDAQNKEANIGLKQFNQSRVDKYKFDDFYDVAGNVWQWSLTPIYPFDGFVTHPIYDDFTTPTFDDRHALIKGGSFISLGNETLRSARYAFRKHFFQHAGFRYVKSSNEYKTQLNNNFYESDESISSYCDLYYGKDNLYTNYVDLIRPYLKDLKNSKALDLGCCVGRTSFELAKIYDEVLGIDFSANYINIGVKLKLYDFVNYKIKKEDKTFEERAISLKDFDLEKVKDKVSFMQGDACNLKEIYKDFDLIFYSSLIDKLYYPKKFLEDVSRRINKNGFFVFLSSHNWFNEHINENNLFLKFELLDKIEVSSFIKMKNKNYDNKTLLMSIWRKK; translated from the coding sequence ATGAACTATATAAAAAATAGTGTAAATTTAAGTACTGGTACAATTGAAGAAAAAAGAGCTGAGATTAAAAAACAGTTTTTACAAACTTATCAATTAGATGAAAAACTTTTTGATTTATTAAAAGATAAAGAGTTTTTGTATCAGCAACCAAATAAACTTAGACATCCACTTATATTTTATTATGGACATACTGCAACATTTTTTATAAATAAATTAGTTTTAGCAAATATTTTAGAAAATAGATTAAATAAGGATTTTGAATCAATATTTGCAATTGGTGTTGATGAAATGAGTTGGGATGATTTGAACTCTAGTAATTACAAATGGCCAACTTTTGAAGAGATAAAAGAGTATAGAAGTAAAGTAAAAGAGATAGTTTTAGATTTGATTGAAAATATAGAGTTTTCACTTCCTATAAATTGGGATTGTGCTATGTGGATTATTTTGATGGGAATAGAACATGAAAATATTCATATAGAAACAAGTTCAGTTTTACTTCGAGAACTTGATATTAAATATCTAATAAAAGATGAGATATTTGAGTATTCAAATGAAGCTTCAAACGAATATCCAAAAAATGAACTTCTTGATGTAAAAGGTGCGCAAGTTTTACTTCAAAAAGATAGAAATAATCCAATATTTTATGGTTGGGATAATGAATTTTCAAATCACAAAGCTTTTATAAAAGATTTTCAAGCTTCAAAATATTTGGTTTCAAATGGAGAGTTTTTGGAGTTTGTAAAAGAGGGTGGTTATAATAATCCTGAATTCTTTTCAACAGAAGGGAAAAACTGGTTAATTTATACAAATGCAAAATATCCAACATTTTGGATAAAAAAAGAGGAAGAGTACTTTCTAAGAGAGATAAATAAAGTTGTTCCTCTTCCTCTTAATTATCCAGTTGATGTAAATTTTTATGAAGCTGAAGCTTTTTGTAAATATAAAAGTCAAAAGTTAGGTTTTGAAGTGCGACTTCCAAGTGAAGATGAGTATTATAGACTTTATGATTTTGTAGATGCACAAAATAAAGAAGCAAATATTGGTTTAAAACAGTTTAATCAAAGTAGGGTTGACAAATATAAGTTTGATGATTTTTACGATGTTGCTGGAAATGTTTGGCAGTGGAGTTTAACTCCAATTTATCCTTTTGATGGTTTTGTAACACATCCAATCTATGATGATTTTACAACTCCAACATTTGATGATAGGCATGCACTTATAAAAGGTGGTTCTTTTATTAGTTTAGGAAATGAAACTTTAAGAAGTGCAAGATATGCATTTAGAAAACACTTTTTCCAACATGCTGGATTTAGATATGTTAAATCATCAAATGAGTATAAAACACAATTAAACAACAACTTTTATGAAAGTGATGAATCAATATCTTCATATTGTGATTTATATTATGGAAAAGACAATTTATATACAAATTATGTGGATTTAATAAGACCATATTTAAAAGATTTGAAAAACTCAAAAGCTTTAGATTTGGGTTGTTGTGTTGGACGAACTAGCTTTGAATTAGCAAAAATATATGATGAAGTATTAGGAATAGATTTTAGTGCAAATTATATAAATATTGGGGTGAAACTGAAACTTTATGATTTCGTAAATTATAAAATAAAAAAAGAAGATAAAACTTTTGAAGAAAGAGCTATCTCTTTGAAAGATTTTGATTTAGAAAAAGTAAAAGATAAAGTGTCTTTTATGCAAGGAGATGCTTGTAATTTAAAAGAGATTTATAAAGATTTTGATTTAATATTTTATTCTAGTTTAATTGATAAACTATATTATCCTAAAAAGTTTTTAGAAGATGTTTCAAGACGAATAAACAAAAATGGTTTTTTTGTATTTTTAAGTTCACATAATTGGTTTAATGAGCATATAAATGAAAATAATCTATTTTTGAAATTTGAATTACTTGATAAGATAGAAGTTTCATCTTTTATAAAAATGAAAAATAAAAACTATGATAATAAAACTTTATTGATGAGTATTTGGAGGAAAAAATAG